The genomic stretch atattttaaaaaagaaaagctttttaaaaaaaagaattaaacgtGTAAAGGGGGAGCGGGTAGGGGGTGCGGAGAGCAGCCTGGCGCCGGGCCGGGGTGGGCGCTACGCAGCAGAGCCCCGAGGTCGGAGGCGGGATCCCCCAACCCGAGGTCGCAGGCGGGGGTCCCCGAGGTCAGAGGCGGAGCACCCCCCCCAGGTCGGAGGAGGCGGGGTCCCCGAGGTCGGGGGCGGCCCCGCGCATGCGCCCGTCCGCAgcgccgcccgcccctcccctcccctcccgtcccctcccctcccgtcccctcccccgcccctccccgcggcACTGCAGCGCGCACGCCCACTCGAGCCCGAGGAGGCCACGCCGCGGGCGTCGGGGTCTGGGCCGCCCAACGCCCAGCCACTGACGGCGCCctccctcgcccccgccccgccctcctcaTTGACGCCGACCGAGGCCGCCGGGCTCCTCCGGCGCGGCCGCCGCGGGGCTGCAGCCCGCCTcccccgcctccgccgcctcgTCGCCGCCCGCTTCCTCCGCGGGCCCCGCCCGCCGCTGCTCCATGtcgccggggccgccgccgcgctGCTTCCGGCCGCCTCCGGCCGCTTCCGCCCGGTCTCCAGGGAAaccgcgccccgcccctccccggccgccACGCCTGCGCAGTCCGGGCCGCCGCGGGCTCGGCGCGCGCTGGGCCCACGTGCCGGGCAGGCCGGAAGGGCGGGCTTTCAGGCCGAAAcagctttttttggttttttgcttttgtttgtttttggtgagaTCTTTGGAGTCAGGCCCATCGCACAAATTTAAACGTTTTTAGTCTGACAAAGAGGCCAGCCCGCTCCCCGGATAACTTAGCGAACTGGGGCCCCGTGGGGTGCTGGGCGGAGCCGCGAGGCCGcggagcctgggggtgggggggaaggaggcCTCGGCCCAGCCGCCAGGCGCCTGCGAGCCCTGGGATGGGGCGGGTCCCTCGCGGGGTCAAGGCGCCGGCGGCGGGTCAGGCCTGAATCCTTGAGCGGCTCAGGTCGGGTGGCCGCGGGGGGTTTCGGAACCAGCCTCCGCCTCGCTGCGCGCGTGACCCGGGCGGCCCGGGCCGTGGGCTCGACGGCGCGGCGCTCCCGGGCCAACGCGGcatcaaagacagaaaaaaaggtgTTTTCAGTGTCGGGAGGTTGAATGAACTCACGAAACCTATACATGCTTGCGCATTCCCGTGTCTGCAAAGCCGGGGCGCCCCGCAGGCGCTCCGCAGATGCTGATTCCGTTTGCCGCTCCGAGGATGCCCGAGGGTGCCCCGAGGATATCCCGAGGATGCCTGAAGATGCCCGAAGATGTCCGAGGATGCCCGAGGACGCCCCGTGAATATCCCGAGGATGCCCGAGGGTGCCCCAAGGATATCCCGAGGATGCCCGAAGATGCCCGAGGATGTCCCGTGAATATCCCGAGGGTGCCCCGAAGATGCCCGAGGATTCTCCGAGGGTGGCCCGAGGATGCCCGAAGATGCCCCGAGGATATCCCCAAGATGCCAGAGGATGCCCCGAAGATGCCCGAGGATGCTCCGAGGGTGGCCCGAGGATGCCCCGAAGATGCCCCAAGGATGCCCGAGGGTGCCCCGAGGATGCCCGAGGGCCCGCCTGACTTCCAAGAGACGGGGTGGGGCATTTCTGTCTGCTGAGGACATATTTGTGCTTACGTTCACACACatgttttgcctttcttttttctcctatttaagGCAGGATTCTGTTCTTTCAAATAGGATATGAGACCCTTGACAAATCCTTTAAAGAACAGGCTGGTGCATCCTTAACATAAGAAGGAATGACCCACAGAACTGGGGCTTGGTTTGCAGACCAGCTCTTCCTCTGTGGGTGTTTCACTTTAAGACATCCGGGCCACACTGGTCCCTTAAAAGTCTCCAGTCCAGGATCTAAAATATTTCGAGCTGTGCTGCTTTCTTTGGGAAAGCTGTTGGATAATTTGGATAAAGAGCTTTTCAAGTAAATGCCTCTCAAGCTACTAAGTACCTCTTGGGCTCTCATCAAGCATCCAATTTCTTATAGACAActgaagtggtttttttttttttctttttttttctttttttttttttttaaaggttttatttattcatgagagagagaggcataggcacaggcagagggagaagcaggccccacgcagggagcccgacatgggactcgatcccgggactacggggtcacgccctgggccaagtcggtgctaaactgctgagccacccggggattcccccccccctttttttttcaattcctcgGTGTTGAGAATGAAACAAACCCCTAAAATGCTATGGCAAATTAAAATAGGTCCTTCATAATAGCACTAGGCTCATGACACTCAATAGCTTGAGTAAAAGTGAGCCCGCATTGAAAAACAACACACACAGTCAAGCCCTATTTGGTTAGTGACATTTATTTCCCTGTCAGTTGTCAGATTGAAGAGGGGCTTTTAATTTAGTGGAATAGACAAAGGGAAGGTTGAGAACCCTAGGGGGGTAAGCAGGGCTGGCTTTATGAGAGTACAGCTGGTGCAGTAGCACAGAGAGCCCCTGCTCACAGGGGCCCTCACTTGGCTTAATGTTTTATATTGTCATCTTGAGATTCTTAATAATTCTTGAgcaagaattttttattttgcactgaATCTCACAAATTATTTAGCTTGGTGCTAGGAACAAAGGCGGGAAGTGGTATAGAAATGACATTAATAAAACACCTCTATGTCCAGCACAGGGCTAAAAGCTTAAAACATGATCTCATTCAACATGCCCTAGAAGGTAGGTATCATCATTCACATtttaccaaaaatgaaacaggCCAGCAGAGACTAAGGGCTTACTTACTCAAGACTATTAATTTAGTAATGGTAAATCAATTTGTCACAGTTCTCCATAGagaagaatttgtttttgtttttgttttttaagattttatttatttattcatgagagacacagagagagagaggcagagacccaggcagagggagaagcaggctccatgcagggagcccgacaggggactctatcccgggaccctggggtcacgccctggggctgaaggcggcgctaaaccgctgagccacctgggctacccataGAGAAGAATTTGTTAATAATGTTTCTTCCATATAGGAATCACTCTCTCTGCCCATTTTCCTTGGTGCTTCAAATACCAGATAACTTGAAGTAGGGAAAATAAACATCCCTTGCATATATTAAGATGCATGAAATACAGTTTATACGAGCTGATATGTGTTTCTTTGTTGTGCAATGAAttaggaagtgattttttttattctataaatccCATCCTCAGTTTTCATTACCTAGTTCTAATCTAGGATAATTTCAGGAAATAAATATGTTGAGCCTAGATCATAACTGCCTACTTAAGGACCAAATGATAGAATTGCAAGGCGAAATAAAcatattgaattaaataaaattatggttGAAACAATATTCACATGAAGTATGGGTTGGGGTCTCGGTGTGACtagcagatgaaaaaaaaaccctggataTTTATAAGCTTCAGTAGTCAAGACACCATGAACTTAGGCACATTGCAAGTGACAAGCATGAGCACTGATATCAGTGGAGGGTGGGAAAGTTAccagtgcctgcttctctcttccaagCCAAATTGGCCACATAGGGCTCAGAGGAAGAACTCTAGACAATGTTCAAGGGCTTCGACTTGAAAAGTGTGAAGGTGTTTGTGAGTGTCTTCATTTTACGTTTGGTAGTTAGGTAGGTACGTAGAGGTTGACTCTGAGGTCAAAGGAACAATTTGAATTGGCAAAGGTACAAAGCGTTTGGTTTTGTAGGGTTCTGGGCCtagtgcagtggttctcaactgggatTGATTTTGGTGCTAGGAGATATTTGGCAATATCTTGGTGATACTTTTTGGTGGTCACATCTGGGGACTGGCATCTAGTGTGTAGAGGCCAGGGATATTGTTGAACATCCTAAAATGTGCAGGACAGCCTTTCACAgtaaagaattatccagcccaaagtGTCGGTTGGGCCAAGGTTGGGCACTTTGACCTAGTAGTATCATTGTTACCATCCTGCTCCCAACTGTCTCCTCAGCTTCAGGTCCCCAGTTATAGTGAAGAACCAATCTTTGGATAtgtgcttttaattaaaaatagacatttttagagaaaggagaagataagagagggagagaagtattATTTAATTGCCCCTCATTGTGGGAATTTACATTCTGAGgctaaaaaaatgaatgcatttgctagaaaagagatttaagaaaaatatccacATTTTTATGGAGCTTGTGAGTTGCCCCTAAGGTGAAAAGCTGATGAGtcagaaataatttataagtCTTAGAAGTTGAAAccagaaaacacagaaaggctTCAGTTGGTTGAAAGCAAACTATAATTATGACTTGCTGTCATACAATGTGCATGTCATGCAGTATTTACTTAACAACTTTTATCCAAGGATCTCAAACCCTTTGCACAAAAACTTTAATCATTAAGaaaccctcttctctctctgtctctctttgcacATCCCATTGCACACCAAAGCTGCAGCTTCAGATTTTCTCCATGTAAcctaaaaatatttgcttcataCCATGTGATTGTGGCTATGAGAATGTGTAAGAGGCTACAGTTTTTCTAACAGTCAGCTTCTCTTTGCTTTGACCTTTCTTTGTGGTTCTGTAGAATTCTAATGAAAAGCCTGCATAGTTGTTTTAGTAATGCCATTTAAAACACTCTCAGGTTGTGCTCAGTGGACCTTGCTTTGTCATTTTGGAGAGAGATGGGGATCAAGGTGATCACTATGCAAGTGATTTGGTCCCAGTTTGTAAATAAAGTCTGCAAACTTCAGCCACTGTGGGAAAAAGAACTACTGGATGTCATATAGAAAGTGCAAGCAGCTTGAAATATGTTTACTATGTTATATTTATAGGCACCCTTAatgtaacagtttttttttttaaaggaaacccTTTTTCTGATTGCAAAGGTAATTCATGATTATTATGGAGAATTGGGAAAATATAGAAAGGGGgtaaggagaaaatagaaataatccatAAGAATCCATAATTTGGGTGCTCAGAAATAACCATCCTTTAATAGTCTTTTCATAAAGCACAActtagaaagatattttttaatttaacaaatatatttctgcatctatttatTTACCAAACCACAAAAACCACTGTGAGATGTATTGTCAGAACAAATGACATAGAAaaacattatacatttatttgcttttgatattaatttgaaggaaatgaataaatatggtCTCACCATCATCTTGGAGATGTTAATAATTTCAGTTTAATCAGTAACCTCCATGTTCCTGGTTTGAGTTTAATATAAACTCAAAAacgaaaataatatttatatgtttaggACTTACGTCTTAAAGTTGATTCAAAGACTTCATTAAAGTACCTATTAATCCTAAATGTACTGCttgtgactgatttttttaaagttatttttcttctcattgtttaagattttctattaaaaagtatAAGGTGTAAAGTGAAAATCTTCCATAACCCCCTCTGCACCTTGATTTAGCCACTGTTAACAGTTAACCACTATTAACAATATAGagatgtagggacgcctggggggcttagtggctcaggtcatgacccgggtcctggaatcaagtcccacatcgggctccccacggggagcctgcttctccctctgtctgtgtctctgcctctctctctctttctctgtgtttctcatgaacaaataaataaaatcttaaaattagatagatagatagatagatgatagatatatattGCATCAGACTTTCTATTATAATGCTTAGGATAGGATAGACATAGTGATAATCATTTCTAGTTTATATGAGTGGGCTCACACCATACAGACTTTCTGCACTATGTTTTTTCAATTAGTATCTGTTGaacatcatttattttccatGCACACAAATATGCTGTATTCTTTTTAGTGGCTGCATTATTTCACAATTCCAAATTGATAGACACTCATCTCTGATTTTCTGTTGCAGTAAACATCCTTGTACATTTGTCTTTGCCCTTCTTCAGGAGTGTGAACCCACCCTTCCCCAGGACAAATCTAACCTCAAGATCTAGTAAGAatgttatctttatctttttaaattaataaaacaccATGTGAAAGCACACCGTGATACATGAGGCCTGTCAGTTCTGCTTCTAGACATGCTCTGAAATCCTCTGATTTTGCACCAACGCACTCCATGTCCAGGCCACATACAGTCGTTTCTGGTTTAGCCTATGGCAGTAGCCTCCTAACATCTTCCTTTTACCATATATGGGCCCTAGAATGATCTTTTAATGATCTATAATTTCATTTGCTGGCTATGAACCTTTCAAAGGCTTCCCACAACCTTTAGAGTAGAAATCAAACCCCTTGCTTGCCATGGTCTTCATGGCACCACTGGGGCACACTTGACCTTTCTTCCTTACTTCTTCTCATAGCTGTTTATCATTTTTCCTTGCACTTGGGCCACACCAGCCTCCTTTCTATTCTGGGGGTATATATTAGTCTGTAGTCAGCAATCTGTAGACCTAGGAGAGCTGGAGATATAGTTCCAGTCTGAGCCCACAGGCCTAAGTACGAGGCAAGCCAGTGGTGCAAATTCTAGTTTGAGTCCAACTCTGAAAGCAGAAGACCAGTGTCTTAACTATTTGGCGGGTAGATAAAGCAAATTGTTCCTTAgttcggaaaaaaaaaaattccttagttCGTTTTTTGGCAGTATTCAGGCCTTCAACAGACTGGATAAGGCTATCCACAGTGGGAAGGCACTCTACTTCATTCATTCTACCAATGtcaatgttaatctcatccagaaacattTTCATAGACAAACCCAGAATAGTGTTTAACCAATATGTGAGCATCCTGTGGCCTAGTCAAATTGATGCATGAAATTAGCCACCGGacaacctccagcctccagaccaCTCAAAAGTTTTTTTCACATTAACTGGCTTATTCTCTTTCTCCAGTTCTCAATTCAAATGTCAGCACCTCCAACTGACTTTTCCAAACCACATTCTCTCAGATAGCCTCCCCCAGAATCACATTCTCTTATGACGTATTACGTATCATTTATAACACCCaaatatgtaactttttatttgctctttacttgattttattttatttttttaaagattttatttatttattcacaagagacccagagagagagaggcagagacacaggtagagggagaagcaggctccacgcagggagctcgacgtgggactcgatccctggtctccaggatcacacccctggctgaaggcaggtgctaaacccctgagccacccagggatcccctctttacTTGATTTTAATCTCTGCCTCCTACTAGAATATAAATTGCATTACAATAGGGACCCAGTATATCTTTTACCTTACTGATACTTGCCAAAAATATATGTGCAGTAAATGAAAGGCATTATTTCGACATCAGCTGGCTAACTTTTCATgatgttagatttttaaaagtcctgtatagacaaatctttcaaataaaacctCAAGTTTGTGGAAATACATCAATgttgatttcttaattttggCCAAAGTACCGTAGTAATAGAAGATGTGAACACCTGAGGAAACTGGTAAGGAGCAAGACCTCTttattatctttgcaacttttcccTAAGCATagatttattccaaaataaaaggcttattttaaaaaataatcacaaactagaatttcaaatatttaaatataaaagaacacaaaaacgATAAAGACAGTCCTCTAGATtcagcgcacacacacacatgcacacacacagggaacTAACTCTGAGGTGATGgttgtgttaattaacttgattgtggtcatcatttcacaatgtgtacatatattaaatcatcgTGTTGCATACcgtaaatatgtataatttttatttacaattatacctcaataaagctgggaggGAATCTTACATGTTGCTGCTGATACTCGAAAGTGCAATGAACACTTTGTTTATTAGTTAGCATGTGTATAAATTGATAACTACCATCTTCTGAATTATGTTTACAAAATTTTTAAGCCTCCTAGGTCTTAACTATTGTTTTCCACTTCTATTACCATAATGTCAGATTCCTTGAAAGATGCTATCTGTGTAGTTAATgcccatttaatttttataattgaaggatatttttgaaCATACTGGTACCTGACAGATAATTACTACTGTTAAAATCATCACTCCATAAAAAGAGTTTCCACATGAGATGATTCTTACTTGTCTATAAGttttagcttatttttcttttgaataaaagcCAGCAAGATTATTAAGAAATCAGTGGTAATGAGAACCTGAAGTCAGAATTGCTGAATGTGCAATCCATCTAAGGTGATGGACATGGAGTACTGCCAGCAGATTCTTCTCCCAATGTCCGGAATGGTTCTTACCATAAGGTAGTAACTACCCAAGAGCAAAAGCACTTTGTTACTTTTGTTGTCACTCAGGCAGTTATATTCATTCAGATAGTGGCATCTGCTACATTCACTTGTATaatgacaaattaataaaaaaatccacTGTAGAAAATATCCTCCTTTTGGATTTGTACAGCATTACCTAAGAATTCTTACTtgagacatttataaaaat from Canis lupus dingo isolate Sandy chromosome 1, ASM325472v2, whole genome shotgun sequence encodes the following:
- the LOC125755444 gene encoding SUMO-interacting motif-containing protein 1-like, coding for MLIPFAAPRMPEGAPRISRGCLKMPEDVRGCPRTPREYPEDARGCPKDIPRMPEDARGCPVNIPRVPRRCPRILRGWPEDARRCPEDIPKMPEDAPKMPEDAPRVARGCPEDAPRMPEGAPRMPEGPPDFQETGKHPCTFVFALLQECEPTLPQDKSNLKI